The Acetomicrobium sp. S15 = DSM 107314 genomic interval GCGCGTGGGAGGAATGTGCAGGTATGCCGTAGGAGCCAAATCTCCACTGACTGGTGGCTTTGGCGAATCGGAAGCCGGTGGCTTCTGGGGGCCGGAGCTGAAGACGGCGGGCTTTGACGCTATCGTAATAGAGGGGAAGGCTGAAAAGCCCGTGTATCTGTATGTTAAGGATGGGTCGGCAGAAGTTCGCGACGCCTCTCACCTCTGGGGAAAAACAACTGGAGAAACTCAGGAAGCTATCAGAAATGAGGTGGGAGACTCCAGAGTCAGGGTGGCACAGATCGGCCCAGCAGGGGAGAGGATGGTGCGGTTTGCCTGCGTAACCAATAACCTCAAACATTTTAATGGCAGAAACGGCCTTGGGGCGGTTATGGGATCTAAGAATTTGAAGGCCGTAGCCGTAAGAGGAACTAAAGACGTGCCGGCAGCCGATCCGACCACTCTATCCGAGATCGCCAGGAGGTTAGCCAAGGCGGTCCAAGAAAACCCTCTCGCCAAGGGTCTCTACGAATGGGGCACAGCCGCTGCGGTGACAGGAAACAACGCTTTAGGTATCCTTCCGACCAAGAATTTCCACTATGGCGAGTTTGAGAAGGCACAAAATATCAGTGCCGCAAGGATGGTAGACACCATCTTGGCGGCGAGAGAAGGGTGTTTCGCTTGCCCGGTGCGCTGTAAGCGCGTTGTGCGCTCAGAAGAACACGGGATTGATCCCGCTTATGGCGGACCAGAATATGAAACACTTGCTGCCCTCGGCTCTCTTTGCATGGTTGATGACTTAAACGCGGTTGCCTTAGGAAATCAGATTTGCAATCAATATACCATGGATACTATAAGCGCTGGCATGGTTATAGCGTGGGCTATGGAATGCTTCGAGGCCGGTATATTGACAAAGTCCGATACAGACGGCATAGAACTTACCTTTGGCAACGCTCAGGCGATGTTGCAGATGTTGGAGAAAATTGGCAAACGAGAGGGTTTTGGTGACATATTGGCCGAAGGTTCGGTCAGGGCCGCTCAGAAAGTAGGTAGAGGTTCTGATAAATGCGTCCTCGCCATAAAGGGGCAGGAGCTGCCCATGCATGACCCAAGAGGCAAGTATGCGGTGGGTTTGGGATATGCGACCTGTGAGCGTGGTGCTGACCATATGGTTGTGGGCCATGACACGATGTTAAATACCGAAAGCTATAGCTTTGTAAACACCATGCCTCCTATGGGGGTTTATTCTCCCACGAGTGCAACGGAGTATTCACCACTCAAAGTCAGGACGTTCACATATTTGAGCTATTGGTGGAGTTTTTTCAACGAGGCTGGAATATGCCAATTTGTCCCCGTTCCGAGGAGCGCCATGCCCATTTCCGATGTGTTGGGCGCATTAAAGGCTTACACTGGCTGGAACACCTCCCTTTGGGAGGTCATGAAGGCCGGCGAAAGAGGTATAACCATGGCGAGGGTCTTTAACCTGAGGGAAGGATTTTCGGCAAGCGACGACAAGTTCCCGGAGAGGCTTCATCAGCCGTTAGAGAACGGTGCCATGAAAGGTGCTTTTGTGCCTAAGGAAGATCTAAACAAAGCCATAAAACTTTATTACAGCATGATGGGCTGGGACGAAAATGGTGTCCCCACCGAAGAGAAGCTGCTTGAGTTGGGGCTTGATTGGCTGGTGCAAAAATGAGTTGAGCATCTTTTGCTTATGAGGTCGCCCGTTTTTGGGAGGCCTCATAAGCGCGCAGAAGATTTTAAGGAGGGAGCGCAATGGGTGAGCTGAGCTGCGATGTTGAGTCAAGAGTCCGCAATGCGTCTTTGCGTTCTCGCATTATGTCTCCTCAAGAAGCTGCCAAAATTGTAAAGGATGGCATGTGTGTAGGGTGTAGCGGGTTTACCCCATCCGGCTATCCTAAAGCTGTGCCGCTGGCCGTGGCAGAGAGGGTGCGCAAGGGAGAAAGACTGCAAATAACCCTCTGGACCGGAGCTTCCGTGGGGCCGGAACTCGACGGAGAGCTCACTGAAGCTGGGGCCATACTCAGACGCTTTCCGTATCAGACCGAAGAGCGGATAAGGAAGGCCATCAACGAGGGCAGAGTGTCGTTCCAAGACCTCCATCTCTCCATGACTGCCCAAAATATGCGATACGGCTTCTACGGCAATATGGATTTGGCCATCGTCGAAGCTGTGGCCGTAACCGAAGAAGGTCATCTCATTCCGTCCACATCCGTCGGCAACTCTCCTACCTTTGTCAAGAAAGCAAAAGAAGTGATTGTGGAGATCAATCTCACCCAGCCATTGGAGCTCGAAGGGTTACACGATATCCACATCCCGGATGACCCGCCAAACAGAAAACCCATACCGATCGTAAAGGTGGGCGATCGCGTGGGTACGCCGTACATAGAGTGCGGTACGGACAAAATTGCAGCTATAGTATTCTGCGATATACCCGACAAACAACGCCCTCTATCTTCTATAGACGAGACGAGCGGGCGAATGGCCCAAAATTTGTTAGACCTTTTAGATTTGGAAGTAAAGGCAGCTCGATTGCCCAAAAAACTCTTACCCTTGCAATCGGGAGTCGGAAGCGTCGCTAATGCCGTGATGGCAGGGCTTATGGAATGGCCTGCTGACGGCCTTTTGGTTTACACAGAGGTCATTCAGGATTCTGTTTTGGATCTATTCGATGCTGGGAAGTTAGATTTCGCCTCGGGAACGTCTTTCACCCCGAGCCCTCAAGGAGCTCAGAGGCTTTATTCCAACCTCACAGGATACAGAAACAAGGTGCTGCTGCGACCTCAAGAGATAAGCAATCACCCCGAGGTCATAAGGCGATTGGGGGTCATCTCGATGAACACGGCCATAGAGGTGGATATATACGGTCATGTCAATTCCACCATGGTGTCTGGCACTCGGATGATGAACGGCATCGGCGGCTCCGGCGACTTTGCCAGAAACGCGTATCTTTCCATTTTTCTCTGTCCCTCTACGGCAAAAGGCGATGCCGTTTCCAGGGTTGTTCCGTTCTGCTCTCATGTGGACCACACGGAACACGATGTGGATGTAGTGGTGACGGAGTATGGTGTAGCTGACCTGCGAGGGCTCTCTCCTCGCGAGCGTGCCCGCCAGATTGTAGAAAAGTGCGCTCACCCGGACTACAGACCGCTCTTAGAAGATTACATGCGAAGGGCTGAATCCAAGGGAGGCCACGAGCCTCACCTCTTAGACGAATGTTTCTCTAAGCGCCTTCGCGAGAAGTAGCTCTTATTTCTTTGCGATATCCTTGCTTTGTTGGTACCTTTAAAGATTTTAACGCTATCGAACGGCCATGCGGCTTGCCAAGAAGGCATTCTCAAGAAGAAGGGGAGAATAAACCCGTGAGAATAGGTTTCATCGGATTGGGGACCATGGGGAGCCGAATGGCATCTCGTTTACTTGATTCAGGATATCCCCTCTTGGTTTACAATCGAACTGCGGCCAAGCTGAAACCTCTAATTGTCGAGGGAGCTCTGGCCGCAAGCTCCGTCGATGAGGTTTCGAAAGAAGCGGATGTGCTGTTCACCAGCTTGTCCATG includes:
- a CDS encoding acetyl-CoA hydrolase/transferase family protein produces the protein MGELSCDVESRVRNASLRSRIMSPQEAAKIVKDGMCVGCSGFTPSGYPKAVPLAVAERVRKGERLQITLWTGASVGPELDGELTEAGAILRRFPYQTEERIRKAINEGRVSFQDLHLSMTAQNMRYGFYGNMDLAIVEAVAVTEEGHLIPSTSVGNSPTFVKKAKEVIVEINLTQPLELEGLHDIHIPDDPPNRKPIPIVKVGDRVGTPYIECGTDKIAAIVFCDIPDKQRPLSSIDETSGRMAQNLLDLLDLEVKAARLPKKLLPLQSGVGSVANAVMAGLMEWPADGLLVYTEVIQDSVLDLFDAGKLDFASGTSFTPSPQGAQRLYSNLTGYRNKVLLRPQEISNHPEVIRRLGVISMNTAIEVDIYGHVNSTMVSGTRMMNGIGGSGDFARNAYLSIFLCPSTAKGDAVSRVVPFCSHVDHTEHDVDVVVTEYGVADLRGLSPRERARQIVEKCAHPDYRPLLEDYMRRAESKGGHEPHLLDECFSKRLREK
- a CDS encoding aldehyde ferredoxin oxidoreductase family protein, with amino-acid sequence MPYGYNGKILRVNLSDASIKTEEFDEAFYRTYMGGSGLIVYYLLKELKPKVDPLSPDNILIFASGALTGARVGGMCRYAVGAKSPLTGGFGESEAGGFWGPELKTAGFDAIVIEGKAEKPVYLYVKDGSAEVRDASHLWGKTTGETQEAIRNEVGDSRVRVAQIGPAGERMVRFACVTNNLKHFNGRNGLGAVMGSKNLKAVAVRGTKDVPAADPTTLSEIARRLAKAVQENPLAKGLYEWGTAAAVTGNNALGILPTKNFHYGEFEKAQNISAARMVDTILAAREGCFACPVRCKRVVRSEEHGIDPAYGGPEYETLAALGSLCMVDDLNAVALGNQICNQYTMDTISAGMVIAWAMECFEAGILTKSDTDGIELTFGNAQAMLQMLEKIGKREGFGDILAEGSVRAAQKVGRGSDKCVLAIKGQELPMHDPRGKYAVGLGYATCERGADHMVVGHDTMLNTESYSFVNTMPPMGVYSPTSATEYSPLKVRTFTYLSYWWSFFNEAGICQFVPVPRSAMPISDVLGALKAYTGWNTSLWEVMKAGERGITMARVFNLREGFSASDDKFPERLHQPLENGAMKGAFVPKEDLNKAIKLYYSMMGWDENGVPTEEKLLELGLDWLVQK